A stretch of the Haloplanus aerogenes genome encodes the following:
- a CDS encoding MBL fold metallo-hydrolase, giving the protein MAHRLGESDWGDWLPTAVADADPDGVAVWYLGCNGFVLKGRDGTTLFIDPYCGLGDPPRTLRMLPVPFDPSDVQDADAILATHEHSDHVHGPTQAPILAATGADYYAPDASMAIVERQGWIDEWSAVAEQFVTVSEDETFDIGEFTIHVVPVNDPDADHPVGYVIEHDAGTVFHGGDTRHADSFTGLADRFDIDLGVLAFGSAGRIPDKQTREPKRTQWYADENEVIRAANALELDRLIPSHWDIWKGLNADPTVLHHHARSFDYPERLEIVEIGDRVDL; this is encoded by the coding sequence ATGGCACACCGACTCGGCGAGAGCGACTGGGGTGACTGGCTCCCGACGGCCGTGGCCGACGCCGACCCCGACGGCGTCGCAGTCTGGTATCTGGGGTGTAACGGCTTCGTCCTCAAGGGTCGCGATGGGACGACACTCTTCATCGACCCCTACTGTGGTCTCGGCGATCCACCGCGGACGCTCCGGATGCTCCCGGTACCCTTCGACCCGTCGGACGTGCAGGACGCGGACGCGATTCTCGCCACGCACGAACACTCAGATCACGTCCACGGCCCGACGCAGGCGCCCATCCTCGCGGCGACCGGCGCCGACTACTACGCCCCCGACGCCAGCATGGCGATCGTCGAGCGACAGGGATGGATCGACGAGTGGAGCGCCGTCGCCGAACAGTTCGTCACCGTCTCGGAGGACGAGACGTTCGACATCGGGGAGTTCACGATCCACGTCGTTCCCGTGAACGACCCCGACGCCGACCACCCCGTCGGGTACGTGATCGAACACGACGCGGGCACCGTCTTCCACGGCGGTGACACGCGCCACGCCGACTCCTTCACCGGCCTCGCCGACCGGTTCGACATCGACCTCGGCGTCCTCGCGTTCGGGTCGGCCGGGCGCATTCCGGACAAGCAGACCCGCGAGCCGAAACGGACGCAGTGGTACGCCGACGAGAACGAGGTGATCCGCGCGGCGAACGCGCTCGAACTCGATCGTCTGATCCCGAGTCACTGGGACATCTGGAAGGGATTGAACGCCGATCCGACCGTTCTCCACCACCACGCCCGGAGTTTCGACTACCCCGAACGACTGGAGATCGTCGAGATCGGG
- the btuC gene encoding vitamin B12 ABC transporter permease BtuC has product MRTSVRTGAWVGGLLGALVAVTLASATIGPVEIGARSVAEIALAAVLGSTANAPESHRTIVMSIRLPRIVLGAVVGFALASAGTVMQGFFRNPMADPSIVGVSAGAATGAVAAIVAPVAVPVALPIAAFVGALVAAFGVYVLASEGGRTPVQTLLLAGIAVQTFLGAAVSFMLVSAGRDLREAIYWLMGHLHHSTWTEATIAAAVVVPGFLGLLAYARDLNVLLLGEEDAHSLGIEVERTKRLLLTVSSLLTAAAVAVAGVIGFVGLVVPHVMRLLVGPDHRILLPTSALAGAAFLVATDTVARAGTAELPVGIVTAAVGAPFFLYLLRKREVHAP; this is encoded by the coding sequence ATGAGAACGAGCGTCCGCACGGGCGCGTGGGTCGGCGGGCTACTCGGTGCGCTCGTGGCCGTGACGCTCGCCAGCGCCACGATCGGACCCGTCGAGATCGGTGCCAGGAGTGTCGCGGAGATCGCGCTCGCAGCGGTTCTCGGCAGTACGGCGAACGCCCCGGAGAGCCACCGGACGATCGTCATGTCGATTCGCCTTCCGCGGATCGTCCTCGGCGCGGTCGTCGGCTTCGCGCTCGCGTCGGCAGGGACGGTGATGCAGGGCTTCTTCCGGAACCCGATGGCCGATCCCTCCATCGTCGGCGTCTCCGCCGGGGCGGCGACGGGTGCCGTCGCGGCCATCGTCGCGCCAGTCGCCGTTCCGGTCGCGCTCCCTATCGCCGCCTTCGTCGGCGCGCTGGTCGCCGCCTTCGGCGTCTACGTCCTCGCGTCGGAGGGCGGACGGACCCCCGTCCAGACCCTGTTGCTCGCGGGGATCGCGGTCCAGACGTTTCTCGGCGCGGCCGTCTCCTTTATGCTCGTCAGCGCGGGGCGCGACCTCCGGGAGGCGATCTACTGGCTGATGGGCCACCTCCACCACAGCACGTGGACGGAAGCGACCATCGCCGCCGCGGTCGTCGTCCCCGGCTTTCTCGGCCTTCTCGCGTACGCGCGCGACCTCAACGTCCTCTTGCTCGGCGAGGAGGACGCCCACTCGCTCGGCATCGAGGTCGAACGGACCAAACGCCTCCTGCTCACCGTGTCGAGCCTGTTGACCGCGGCTGCCGTCGCCGTCGCGGGCGTCATCGGCTTCGTCGGCCTCGTCGTCCCCCACGTTATGCGCCTGCTCGTCGGCCCGGACCACCGCATCCTCCTGCCGACGAGCGCGCTCGCGGGCGCCGCCTTCCTCGTCGCCACCGACACCGTCGCCCGCGCCGGCACCGCCGAACTTCCCGTCGGCATCGTCACCGCCGCGGTCGGCGCGCCCTTCTTCCTCTACCTGCTCCGCAAGCGGGAGGTGCACGCGCCGTGA
- a CDS encoding PUA domain-containing protein, whose product MDDELARLRTVADYQFGAGAGAALFPPTEEFEVTHSTSGRPRQVRAEAGRLVSYGTDGRFTLGLEGGRRLVATLPKPAARVVVGSESEPFVRDGKNVFAKFVQAVDDDVRPNDEVAVVHTDGDVLAVGRAELAADAMRDFEAGMAVKVRAGAEAKAD is encoded by the coding sequence ATGGACGACGAACTCGCCCGCCTCCGGACGGTGGCCGACTACCAGTTCGGTGCCGGCGCGGGAGCGGCACTCTTTCCGCCGACAGAGGAGTTCGAGGTCACCCACTCGACGAGCGGACGGCCGCGACAGGTGCGCGCCGAGGCAGGGCGTCTCGTCTCCTACGGGACGGACGGCCGCTTCACGCTCGGCCTCGAAGGTGGCCGCCGACTGGTCGCGACGCTTCCCAAACCGGCGGCCCGTGTCGTCGTTGGCTCCGAGAGCGAACCCTTCGTCCGTGACGGGAAGAACGTCTTCGCGAAGTTCGTGCAGGCCGTCGACGACGACGTGCGCCCGAACGACGAGGTGGCGGTGGTCCACACCGACGGCGACGTACTCGCGGTCGGGCGGGCGGAACTCGCCGCGGACGCCATGCGTGACTTCGAGGCGGGGATGGCCGTGAAGGTGCGGGCAGGCGCGGAAGCGAAGGCGGACTAG
- the srp19 gene encoding signal recognition particle subunit SRP19, whose amino-acid sequence MVENVIWPAYLDASKTRAEGRRVPRDQAVDEPTVDEIAEAVQQVGYDAVIERDKTYSREFEPRGRVLVQGADDATKNDLVQAVAAYVGILRD is encoded by the coding sequence ATGGTAGAGAACGTCATCTGGCCCGCCTATCTCGACGCGTCGAAGACGCGTGCGGAGGGGCGGCGCGTCCCTCGCGATCAGGCGGTCGATGAGCCGACCGTCGACGAAATCGCCGAGGCCGTCCAGCAGGTCGGCTACGATGCGGTCATCGAACGCGACAAGACCTACTCCCGGGAGTTCGAACCCCGTGGACGGGTGCTGGTGCAGGGCGCCGACGACGCGACGAAAAACGACCTCGTGCAGGCCGTCGCGGCCTACGTGGGGATTCTCCGGGACTGA
- a CDS encoding presenilin family intramembrane aspartyl protease PSH, whose translation MNAREVRGVAVAALLFLLIQVGALAMVGPFETAGYQAVEDPSDPTNSLVYIGAILVATALMLAAFKYAFEQAVKAVVVGSSALVSWYVFAVVAPPLVTVASVNLVAVALSVGVAIALLLYPEWYVIDAAGVVMGIGAGALFGISFGLLPAVVLLSVLAVYDAISVYGTEHMLSLAEGVMELRIPVILVVPLSFSYSLLADDFSGASGVHEDEDESENAGDDAPDTPTPATDGEGESDDPDSDTVANRDAFFIGLGDAVMPTVMVASAAFFSPAASLGVAVLPALNLPALLSMIGTFLGLGILLWAVMKGRAHAGLPLLNGGAIGGYLLGSALAGIPLIRALGLAPYL comes from the coding sequence ATGAACGCGCGCGAGGTTCGCGGCGTCGCCGTCGCCGCGTTGCTCTTCTTGCTCATCCAGGTCGGCGCACTCGCGATGGTCGGTCCCTTCGAGACGGCGGGCTATCAGGCCGTCGAGGACCCCTCCGATCCGACCAACAGCCTCGTCTACATCGGTGCCATCCTCGTCGCCACGGCGCTGATGCTCGCGGCGTTCAAGTACGCCTTCGAGCAGGCGGTCAAGGCCGTCGTCGTCGGCTCCAGCGCCCTCGTCTCGTGGTACGTCTTCGCCGTCGTCGCCCCGCCACTGGTCACGGTCGCGTCGGTCAACCTCGTCGCCGTCGCGCTCTCGGTGGGCGTCGCCATCGCCCTCCTGCTGTATCCGGAGTGGTACGTCATCGACGCCGCGGGAGTGGTGATGGGTATCGGCGCCGGCGCCCTCTTCGGCATCAGTTTCGGCCTGCTCCCGGCCGTCGTCCTCCTCTCCGTGCTGGCCGTCTACGACGCCATCAGCGTCTACGGCACCGAACACATGCTCAGCCTCGCGGAAGGCGTGATGGAACTGCGCATCCCCGTCATCCTCGTCGTCCCGCTCTCCTTCTCGTACTCCCTGCTGGCGGACGACTTCTCGGGGGCGAGTGGGGTACACGAGGACGAAGACGAGTCCGAGAACGCCGGCGACGACGCCCCCGACACTCCCACCCCAGCGACCGACGGTGAAGGGGAAAGCGACGACCCGGATTCGGACACGGTGGCCAACCGCGACGCCTTCTTCATCGGCCTCGGCGACGCCGTCATGCCGACCGTCATGGTCGCCAGCGCCGCCTTCTTCTCGCCGGCGGCGTCGCTCGGCGTCGCTGTCCTTCCCGCGCTCAACCTCCCCGCACTGCTGTCGATGATCGGGACGTTCCTCGGCCTCGGCATCCTGCTCTGGGCCGTGATGAAAGGCCGCGCGCACGCCGGCCTTCCGCTCCTGAACGGCGGCGCTATCGGCGGCTACCTCCTCGGGTCGGCCCTCGCGGGCATTCCCCTGATCCGGGCGCTGGGGCTGGCGCCGTACCTCTAG
- a CDS encoding class I SAM-dependent methyltransferase: protein MDRPCVRVSREAGERTRQDLAAAGLLDDEYEIVVADGTLYLPVTDPDAAGESYEVVYRDVPAYDRQQTPADLLGFDPSYERLGDVAILDEDDSERAHEIAEAILDSDLPVRAVIDRASKVKGDLRVRDWTVVATADDAADDRPVTETVHREYGFEYLLDLSRVYFSPRLATERHRVTEQVEAGEQAVDMFAGVGPFVIPMAARGATVVGVDLNPAAVEYLRENARRNGVADRVTAIEDDVRDVAVDYDGWADRIVMNLPHSADDFLDAAVTLASDDCVLHYYDIQHEDDPFGPGERAIRAAAAGYDVDVLTRHVVRSYAPHELNVCLDVRLSR, encoded by the coding sequence ATGGACCGGCCCTGCGTGCGCGTGTCCCGCGAGGCAGGCGAGCGAACGCGACAGGATCTCGCCGCGGCGGGCCTCCTCGACGACGAGTACGAAATCGTCGTCGCGGACGGGACGCTCTACCTCCCCGTGACCGATCCCGACGCGGCGGGCGAGTCGTACGAGGTGGTCTACCGGGACGTGCCCGCGTACGACCGCCAGCAGACGCCCGCCGACCTACTCGGCTTCGATCCCTCCTACGAACGCCTCGGCGACGTGGCGATCCTCGACGAGGACGACTCCGAGCGAGCGCACGAGATTGCCGAGGCCATCCTCGACTCCGACCTGCCCGTCCGGGCCGTGATCGACCGGGCCTCGAAGGTGAAAGGCGACCTCCGGGTGCGCGACTGGACGGTCGTCGCCACTGCCGACGACGCGGCGGACGATCGTCCCGTTACCGAGACCGTCCACCGCGAGTACGGCTTCGAGTATCTGCTCGACCTCTCGCGGGTGTACTTCTCTCCCCGTCTGGCGACCGAGCGCCACCGCGTCACGGAGCAGGTCGAGGCGGGCGAACAGGCCGTGGACATGTTCGCCGGCGTCGGCCCGTTCGTGATCCCGATGGCCGCACGCGGTGCGACCGTCGTCGGCGTCGACCTCAACCCCGCCGCCGTCGAGTATCTGCGGGAGAACGCCCGGCGAAACGGCGTCGCGGACCGCGTGACGGCCATCGAGGATGACGTGCGCGACGTGGCCGTCGACTACGACGGGTGGGCCGACCGCATCGTGATGAACCTCCCCCACAGCGCCGACGACTTTCTCGACGCCGCCGTCACGCTCGCGAGCGACGACTGTGTCCTCCACTACTACGACATCCAGCACGAGGACGACCCGTTCGGGCCGGGCGAGCGGGCGATTCGGGCCGCTGCAGCGGGGTACGACGTGGACGTGCTGACCCGGCACGTCGTGCGCTCGTACGCCCCCCACGAACTCAACGTCTGCCTCGACGTACGGCTGTCGCGGTAG
- a CDS encoding PGF-CTERM-anchored ABC transporter substrate-binding protein, translating to MRLVSAVLVFTLVVALGVGATAPTATAADSSDSLAQRTAGDCSFPVTRTDATGTAVTLSERPERIATLSPSAAQTLWEIGARDRVVGVSEFAGYLDGAASLPVVNTASGGIQSERLVALDPDLVIAPGTISNETVATLRDQGLTVYAMDSPATIEGVADATTRLGRLTGECAGAAETNAWMRANVAAVREAVDDDPRPTALYVFSDGWTVGADTFISDVMTAAGTRNAVAGVVSGYARVSPEVVRERDPAWIVYNSRDGIPDAAAYRGTKAVQENRTVEVNVNYLNQPAPRSIVRTVRTIATAIHPAAVDESSYVPRSAVESANATATATATPTPTDRATTGGGPGFGVGTALVGVLFALLVARGRRR from the coding sequence GTGCGACTCGTCTCGGCGGTCCTCGTGTTTACCCTCGTCGTGGCGCTCGGCGTCGGAGCGACGGCCCCGACGGCCACGGCGGCCGATTCGTCGGACTCACTTGCCCAGCGAACTGCCGGCGACTGTTCGTTCCCAGTGACGCGGACCGACGCCACCGGGACCGCCGTGACGCTCTCCGAGCGCCCGGAGCGGATCGCTACCCTCAGTCCGAGCGCCGCGCAGACGCTCTGGGAGATCGGCGCTCGCGACCGTGTCGTCGGCGTCTCCGAGTTCGCGGGCTACCTCGACGGCGCCGCGTCTCTGCCCGTCGTCAACACGGCCAGCGGCGGCATCCAGTCCGAACGGCTGGTAGCGCTCGATCCCGACCTCGTGATCGCGCCCGGGACGATCTCGAACGAGACGGTCGCGACGCTCCGCGACCAGGGCCTGACCGTCTACGCTATGGACTCCCCGGCGACCATCGAGGGCGTCGCCGACGCGACGACGCGTCTCGGCCGCCTCACCGGCGAGTGTGCCGGCGCCGCCGAGACGAACGCCTGGATGCGCGCGAACGTCGCCGCCGTCCGCGAAGCCGTCGACGACGACCCCCGCCCGACCGCACTCTACGTCTTCTCCGACGGCTGGACGGTCGGTGCGGACACGTTCATCAGCGACGTGATGACGGCCGCGGGGACGCGCAACGCCGTTGCCGGCGTGGTGTCGGGTTACGCGCGGGTCAGTCCGGAAGTCGTCCGGGAGCGCGATCCCGCGTGGATCGTCTACAACTCCCGCGACGGCATCCCCGACGCGGCCGCGTATCGGGGGACGAAGGCGGTGCAGGAGAACCGGACCGTCGAGGTGAACGTGAACTACCTCAACCAGCCGGCGCCCCGGAGCATCGTCCGCACCGTCCGAACCATCGCCACCGCGATCCACCCCGCTGCCGTCGACGAGTCGAGTTACGTGCCGCGGTCGGCCGTCGAGTCGGCGAACGCGACTGCGACGGCCACCGCCACGCCGACGCCGACGGACCGCGCGACGACCGGCGGCGGCCCGGGGTTCGGCGTCGGCACTGCCCTCGTCGGAGTCCTGTTCGCTCTCCTCGTCGCCCGCGGACGCCGTCGCTGA
- a CDS encoding H/ACA ribonucleoprotein complex subunit GAR1, with protein sequence MYRLGTVTRTAQGLAIVRCDEGADAPDIGLTAVDESLSGVGRVVDVFGPVDRPYLAVSPADRVRLPDLLGTKLYAR encoded by the coding sequence GTGTACCGTCTCGGCACCGTCACCCGGACCGCACAGGGATTGGCTATCGTCCGCTGTGACGAGGGCGCGGACGCGCCCGACATCGGCCTGACCGCGGTCGACGAGTCGCTCTCGGGCGTCGGCCGCGTCGTCGACGTGTTCGGTCCCGTGGACCGCCCGTATCTCGCCGTCTCGCCGGCCGACCGCGTTCGCCTCCCCGACCTCCTCGGGACGAAACTCTACGCGCGATGA
- a CDS encoding ATP-binding cassette domain-containing protein produces MTPAIEVDGISVTLGGTAVLDAVSTTVDEGRLVGLVGPNGAGKTTLLRTINGVLTPNRGSVRVDGQDVAELDSRAASRLVATVPQSTASTFEFPVRRIVEMGRTPHISRFGTRTAADRDAVDEAMDRAAVDHLADRPVTEVSGGERQRVFLARALAQDTPVLLLDEPTSDLDVNHQVRTLDLVADLVDEGRTVVAAIHDLDLAARYCDELRLLHDGRIRAAGPPESVLTDETVAAAFGARATVTTHPVTGTASVTAFADDAPETTPATVHVVGGGGAATPLLHRLGAVGIECSVGAVSTDDADAETARTIDADLVTVPPYAPVDDEARTAVAERVRRADTVVVADVTVAPGNCPNLDAVLDTDTPVVVVDGRPVDARNVAGARGRRLVSRLRDRGTVVDDVDGVVAAVRRAVATDRRPAETDPRP; encoded by the coding sequence GTGACGCCCGCCATCGAGGTCGACGGAATCTCCGTCACCCTCGGCGGCACGGCCGTCCTCGACGCGGTGTCGACGACCGTCGACGAGGGACGGCTGGTGGGCCTCGTCGGTCCGAACGGCGCGGGGAAGACGACGCTCCTCCGGACGATCAACGGCGTTCTCACTCCCAATCGAGGGTCGGTCCGGGTCGACGGGCAGGACGTGGCCGAACTCGATTCGCGCGCGGCGAGTCGGCTGGTGGCGACGGTCCCGCAGTCGACCGCGTCGACCTTCGAGTTCCCCGTCCGCCGGATCGTCGAGATGGGGCGCACTCCGCACATCAGCCGGTTCGGCACCCGGACGGCCGCCGACCGCGACGCCGTCGACGAGGCGATGGACCGCGCCGCGGTCGATCACCTCGCCGACCGCCCCGTAACCGAAGTGAGTGGGGGCGAACGGCAGCGGGTCTTCCTCGCCCGCGCGCTCGCACAGGATACGCCCGTCCTCCTCCTCGACGAACCCACCTCCGACCTCGACGTGAACCATCAGGTCCGGACGCTGGATCTCGTGGCCGACCTCGTCGACGAGGGGCGGACCGTCGTCGCGGCCATCCACGACCTCGACCTCGCGGCGCGCTACTGTGACGAACTCCGCCTCCTCCACGACGGCCGGATTCGCGCGGCCGGGCCACCCGAATCGGTGCTGACCGACGAGACCGTCGCGGCGGCGTTCGGCGCGCGAGCGACGGTGACGACACATCCGGTCACGGGGACGGCCTCGGTGACCGCGTTCGCGGACGACGCGCCGGAGACGACCCCGGCCACCGTCCACGTCGTCGGCGGGGGCGGGGCCGCCACGCCCCTGCTTCACCGTCTCGGCGCCGTCGGCATCGAGTGCTCGGTCGGCGCCGTGAGCACCGACGACGCCGACGCCGAGACGGCCCGGACTATCGACGCCGACCTCGTGACCGTCCCGCCGTACGCACCCGTCGACGACGAGGCGCGCACGGCGGTGGCCGAGCGGGTCCGTCGGGCGGATACCGTCGTCGTCGCGGACGTGACCGTCGCGCCGGGGAACTGCCCGAATCTCGACGCCGTCCTCGATACCGACACGCCGGTCGTCGTCGTCGACGGCCGGCCCGTCGACGCTCGCAACGTCGCCGGCGCACGGGGACGACGGCTCGTTTCTCGTCTCCGCGACCGCGGGACCGTCGTCGACGACGTGGACGGCGTCGTCGCGGCGGTGCGCCGGGCTGTCGCGACCGACCGCCGCCCTGCCGAGACCGATCCCCGACCGTAG
- a CDS encoding HFX_2341 family transcriptional regulator domain-containing protein, translated as MFAKRVHIVPVGEDIERMVSPVRKMAADRVYLLADEAESSVARAETVVERLASEGVETAVESVDHGTVYAILGLVTTLADRHAPDDTVRVNVSTGSRLATIGAALACMDDDTDAEAYHVPTADMETVTDRENEVSVVPDYPIESPSRDEVATMAIIATLDTDVYTPKKRDLIDEAIRLQAELDGAIPFAERIVRSADVPAGQVTGFGDIGPSQQKGAYRTFRERALAELETREYVTIDDDSVGRSDPITLTPTGEAALRAFRHKVLDVVETLDTHAAPDWLTEGLESE; from the coding sequence ATGTTTGCCAAGCGCGTTCACATCGTACCGGTGGGGGAGGATATCGAGCGGATGGTCTCGCCGGTGCGCAAGATGGCCGCCGACCGCGTGTACCTCCTGGCCGACGAGGCGGAGTCGTCGGTAGCGCGGGCCGAGACGGTCGTCGAGCGACTCGCGTCCGAGGGGGTCGAGACCGCGGTCGAGTCGGTCGACCACGGGACGGTGTACGCGATACTGGGGCTGGTGACGACGCTCGCGGACCGTCACGCCCCGGACGACACGGTGCGGGTGAACGTCTCGACCGGGAGTCGACTCGCGACCATCGGCGCCGCGCTCGCCTGTATGGACGACGATACGGACGCCGAGGCGTACCACGTGCCGACGGCCGACATGGAGACGGTCACGGACCGCGAGAACGAGGTGTCCGTCGTCCCCGACTACCCCATCGAGTCGCCCTCGCGCGACGAGGTGGCGACGATGGCGATCATCGCCACGCTCGATACGGACGTGTACACGCCCAAGAAACGCGACCTGATCGACGAGGCGATCCGGCTGCAGGCCGAACTCGACGGGGCGATTCCGTTCGCCGAACGGATCGTTCGGAGCGCGGACGTGCCCGCCGGGCAGGTGACCGGCTTCGGTGACATCGGCCCCAGCCAGCAGAAGGGCGCGTACCGCACCTTCCGGGAGCGCGCGTTGGCCGAACTCGAAACCCGCGAGTACGTCACCATCGACGACGACAGTGTCGGTCGGTCCGACCCGATCACGCTGACGCCGACCGGCGAGGCGGCGCTCCGGGCCTTCCGGCACAAGGTCCTCGACGTCGTGGAGACGCTCGATACGCACGCAGCCCCCGACTGGCTGACCGAGGGGCTCGAATCGGAGTGA